The Paraburkholderia sp. SOS3 genome includes a region encoding these proteins:
- a CDS encoding nitrite/sulfite reductase yields the protein MYQYDQYDQTIVDERVAQYADQVRRRLSGELSEEEFRPLRLQNGLYMQRHAYMHRIAIPYGNLRSDQMRMLATIAREHDRGYGHFSTRTNIQFNWVELEETPEILRKLASVQMHGIQTSGNCIRNITADQFAGIAPDEQIDPRPWAEILRQWSTFHPEFAWLPRKFKIAVSGSKEDRAAVQIHDLGVYLSKNADGEVVASILAGGGLGRTPIIGAVIRENLPWQHLLTYCEAVLRVYNRYGRRDNLYKARIKILVKALSPEKFAQQVEEEWQHLKDGPSTLTQAEVDRVSQHFAPPQYDKLPDTDPSFEKHLLESRAFARWVERSVRPHRVSGYAAVTLSLKPHGIAPGDATDAQMDAVADLADEYSLGEIRVSHEQNLILANVRKRDLYALWEKAKTIGFATPNIGLLTDIIACPGGDFCSLANAKSIPIAKAIQQRFDDMDFVYDLGELSLNISGCMNSCGHHHVGNIGVLGVDKDGSEWYQVSLGGEQGTGATGAHLGRVIGPSFSAEEMPDVVAKVIDTFVEQRLDGERFIDTYNRIGIAPFKERVYASRQPAHA from the coding sequence CCGGCTGTCGGGCGAATTGAGCGAAGAAGAGTTCCGCCCGTTGCGTCTGCAGAATGGCCTGTACATGCAGCGCCACGCCTACATGCACCGCATCGCGATTCCTTACGGCAATCTGCGCAGCGACCAGATGCGCATGCTCGCGACGATCGCGCGCGAACACGACCGCGGCTACGGCCATTTCTCGACGCGCACGAACATCCAGTTCAACTGGGTCGAGCTCGAGGAGACGCCGGAAATTCTGCGCAAGCTCGCGTCGGTGCAGATGCACGGTATCCAGACGTCGGGCAACTGCATCCGCAACATCACGGCCGACCAGTTCGCGGGCATCGCGCCCGACGAGCAGATCGACCCGCGTCCGTGGGCCGAGATTCTGCGCCAGTGGTCGACGTTCCACCCTGAATTCGCATGGCTGCCGCGCAAGTTCAAGATTGCCGTGTCGGGCTCGAAGGAAGACCGCGCAGCAGTGCAGATTCATGACCTTGGCGTCTATCTGTCGAAGAATGCCGACGGTGAGGTGGTCGCGAGCATTCTCGCGGGCGGCGGTCTGGGCCGTACGCCGATCATCGGCGCGGTGATTCGCGAAAACCTGCCGTGGCAGCATCTGCTGACCTACTGCGAAGCCGTGCTGCGCGTGTACAACCGCTACGGCCGCCGCGACAACCTGTACAAGGCGCGCATCAAGATTCTGGTGAAGGCGCTGTCGCCCGAGAAATTCGCGCAGCAGGTCGAGGAAGAGTGGCAGCACCTGAAAGACGGCCCGTCGACGCTGACGCAAGCGGAAGTGGACCGCGTGTCGCAACACTTCGCGCCGCCGCAGTACGACAAGCTGCCGGACACGGATCCGAGCTTCGAAAAGCATCTGCTCGAAAGCCGCGCGTTTGCGCGCTGGGTCGAGCGCAGCGTGCGGCCGCATCGCGTGTCGGGCTACGCGGCCGTGACGCTTTCGCTGAAGCCGCACGGCATTGCCCCGGGCGATGCAACCGATGCGCAAATGGACGCGGTCGCCGATCTCGCCGACGAGTACTCTCTCGGTGAAATCCGCGTCTCGCACGAGCAGAACCTGATTCTCGCCAACGTCAGGAAGCGCGATCTGTACGCGCTGTGGGAAAAGGCGAAGACGATCGGTTTCGCGACGCCGAACATCGGCTTGCTGACCGATATCATTGCGTGCCCGGGCGGCGATTTCTGCTCGCTCGCGAACGCGAAGTCGATTCCGATTGCGAAGGCGATCCAGCAGCGCTTCGACGATATGGATTTCGTCTATGACCTCGGCGAACTGTCGTTGAACATTTCGGGTTGCATGAATTCGTGCGGCCACCATCACGTCGGCAATATCGGCGTGCTCGGCGTCGACAAGGACGGCTCCGAGTGGTACCAGGTGTCGCTCGGCGGCGAGCAGGGTACCGGTGCGACCGGCGCGCATCTGGGCCGCGTGATCGGCCCGTCGTTCTCGGCTGAGGAAATGCCGGATGTGGTCGCGAAAGTGATCGATACGTTTGTCGAACAGCGCCTTGATGGCGAGCGTTTTATCGACACGTACAACCGGATCGGCATCGCGCCTTTCAAGGAGCGCGTGTACGCATCGCGCCAACCCGCTCACGCATAA
- a CDS encoding DUF934 domain-containing protein, which yields MASIIKNRQVVSDDWTVVRAAEDGTLPAVDALPAGKIIVPLALWQASRDALTAARGAAAIGVWLAGDSEPADIAGDFDAIALIAVDFPVFRDGRGYSIARLLRERYGYKGEIRAIGDVLRDQLRFYERCGFDAYAVRADKDIHDALKAFTEFTVQYQGAFDEPRPLFRRREAAQAAAAQKVSA from the coding sequence ATGGCTTCGATTATCAAGAACCGCCAGGTCGTGAGCGATGACTGGACCGTGGTGCGCGCGGCCGAAGACGGCACGCTGCCCGCGGTGGATGCGTTGCCGGCCGGCAAGATCATCGTGCCGCTCGCGTTGTGGCAGGCTTCGCGCGACGCGCTGACGGCCGCGCGCGGCGCGGCCGCCATCGGCGTGTGGCTCGCGGGCGACAGCGAACCGGCCGACATCGCCGGCGATTTCGATGCGATCGCGTTGATCGCAGTCGATTTCCCGGTGTTTCGCGACGGCCGCGGCTACAGCATCGCGCGTTTGCTGCGCGAGCGCTATGGCTACAAGGGCGAGATTCGCGCGATCGGCGACGTGCTGCGTGACCAGTTGCGCTTTTACGAGCGCTGCGGGTTCGACGCCTATGCGGTGCGTGCGGACAAGGACATCCACGACGCGCTGAAGGCGTTCACCGAGTTCACGGTGCAGTACCAGGGCGCATTCGACGAACCGCGCCCGCTGTTCCGCCGCCG